The segment CCTCGACGGGGGCGAGGCGAACAAGCATCTTGTTGCGATCGAAACCGGCGCGGTTGCCGAGGCTGCGATTGAGCCGAAAGTTCACGGTGGGCACGCCCCGCGCGGCGGCCCATGCGGCGGCGATTGCGTCGGTGCCGCTGCGCTGCGCGGTGGTGACAAGCGTCATCGATGGGACGCGCGCCCGGATGCATCGAGCCGGG is part of the Novosphingobium sp. G106 genome and harbors:
- a CDS encoding SLOG family protein, which encodes MTLVTTAQRSGTDAIAAAWAAARGVPTVNFRLNRSLGNRAGFDRNKMLVRLAPVEAIICEGSGLQVNLAERCRDAGVPVTIMRDRDFASLAQAAG